Proteins encoded together in one Rhizobium bangladeshense window:
- a CDS encoding phosphatase PAP2 family protein, with product MTVFSKNPWRRPVIRLPKTAFGAFLLLFWTWWALLAVFRAFPAIDIYFSQLFFVGADCDATAAAGSICGGFPYRDSGNLDLLRTIFFRLPYVVAIVMLWKFIECYQQHGATFNAERARKLKVALGTLLIGPVLLVNVILKEHWGRPRPLQTDMFGGPLHFVEAGSLAGKCISNCSFVSGEAASAGWLFCLLLFVPKSLRYALVPPVAVISILTPALRLSFGAHYLSDVTLGWLSSLVVFAALLALTESQQSQKNSEI from the coding sequence TTGACAGTTTTTTCGAAAAATCCATGGCGAAGGCCGGTGATCCGCCTGCCGAAAACGGCTTTCGGTGCATTCCTGCTTCTGTTCTGGACGTGGTGGGCGCTGCTTGCCGTCTTTCGCGCCTTCCCCGCAATAGACATCTATTTTTCCCAGCTTTTTTTCGTGGGCGCAGATTGTGACGCGACTGCCGCTGCCGGAAGCATCTGCGGCGGCTTTCCCTATCGCGATTCGGGGAATCTCGACCTGCTGCGCACCATCTTCTTCCGCCTGCCCTATGTCGTCGCGATCGTAATGCTGTGGAAATTCATCGAGTGTTACCAGCAGCACGGCGCGACCTTCAACGCCGAGCGGGCGCGCAAGCTCAAAGTCGCACTAGGAACGCTGCTGATCGGGCCGGTGCTGCTCGTCAATGTTATCCTGAAGGAACATTGGGGCCGGCCGCGACCGCTGCAGACGGATATGTTTGGCGGGCCCCTGCATTTTGTCGAGGCCGGTTCACTGGCCGGCAAATGTATCTCGAACTGCTCCTTCGTCTCCGGCGAGGCTGCGAGCGCGGGATGGCTGTTCTGCCTTCTGCTCTTCGTCCCGAAATCGCTGCGTTACGCGCTGGTGCCGCCTGTCGCCGTGATCTCGATCCTGACACCGGCCCTGCGGTTGTCCTTCGGCGCGCATTACCTCTCCGACGTAACGCTCGGATGGCTCTCCTCGCTTGTCGTCTTCGCAGCGCTGCTGGCGTTAACTGAGTCGCAACAGAGCCAAAAAAATTCTGAAATTTGA